GGCGACCAGCACGTCGAAGAACACGCCCAGCTCCACGATGAGCGGCATGCCGTAGGCGGCCGCCGTGGCCCCCAGGAACAGGCCGTTCTCCATCACCAGGAAGCCGACCACCTGGGTCACCGCTTTCTTGCGGGCGATCATCGTGAAGAAGCCGATCAGCACGATCGCCAGCGCGATCGCCAACGAGTCCCGCGTGAGCAGGAACCCCAGGGGGATGATGGGCTGCGTGATGAAGAAGGCCAGGATCACCAGGGCGCCGCAGATCAGCAGGCCGGCGGGCACGTTGACGTTCATCTGCAGCTCGCGGGTCACGTTGAGCCGCTCGATCACCTTTTTGAGAATGCGCGGAATGACGAGCCCTTTGATCAGCACCGTCATGGCGGCGGCCAGGTAGAGGTGATGGATGCCCGTCAGGAACGCCACCAGCGCCGTTGTGGCGGCCAGGAAACCCGACTGCAGGGCGAACAGCTCCACACAGGCCGACAGGCGGCGCTGCGCCACGATGGCGAAGCAGGTCAGGAGCAGCAGCGCCGAGCAGAGGTCGACCAATTGGGTCCCGATGTGAGGATCGATCGCCGGCATCTCAGCCTCGGAGCGTGTAAAAGAACACCAGTCCCAGCAACGCCAGGATGAACGCGACGCCCAGGAGCTCGGGCACCCGGAACAGCCGCAGCTTGGCGAACATGGATTCGATGACGCCGATCAGCACCGCCAGCCCCGAGACCTTGACCAGGTAGACCGCCAGGCCGATCCCGATCGCCGCCGGGGTCGGGCTGGTGGCGATCCCCCAGGGGGCAAACACGTTGGCGATCAGAGTCAGGAGCACCAGCAGCTTGATCCCCGCCGCCCATTCGAGCAGCGCCAAGTACCGTCCGGAGTACTCCAACACCATCGCCTCGTGGATCATCGTCAGCTCCAGGTGCGTGGCGGGATTGTCCACGGGGACGCGGCCGGTCTCGGCCAGGGTCACGATAAACAGGGCGGCCAGGGCCATCAGGTGGGGGGCCGGGTCGGTGACGATCCCCTCCAGCAGCGCCGTCTTATGGACGATGGTGCTCAGGTTCGTGGAGCCGGCCGTGAGCGCGATGGCGAAGATCGAGACGATCATGGCCGGCTCCGTCAGGGAGGCCACGATGGCCTCGCGGCTGCTGCCCATCCCGCCGAACGCCGATCCGGCGTCGAGGCCGGCCAGGATCAGGAAGAAGGTGCCCAGCGCCAGGAGATACACCAGCGCGATGATGTTGCCGGCGAAGCTGAGCGGCATCTGCGAGGCGAAAATCGGCACCAACAGCCCGGCCGCCAACGTGGATGCGAACAGGATGTAGGGCGTGGCGGTGAAGATCCACGAGGTGGCGGTCGAGACGACCGGCTCCTTCCGGAACAGCTTGGCCAGGTCGGCATAGGGCTGGAACGGGCTCGCCCCGCGCCGGCATTGCAGGCGCGCCTTGACCTTGCGGATCAGCCCCACGATGAAAGGGGCGACGGCCAGCAAGATCAGCGTCTGCAGGAGCACCAGCGTCATGGCGTGCAACATCGGTGGCATCCCCTAAACCGCCGTCAGCAGGAGCAGGATGAGGGTCACAAAAATATAGGCCAGGTAGAGGTTCAGGTTCCCGGTCTGGATGATCCGGAGGCGGCCGGCCGCGGCTGAAAAGAACAGGACCACCGGATCGTAGAGGTATTTCTGGAACACCGGCTCGATGTGAAACTCGAACCGCCTGCGTTTGGCGAAGTACTGCGACTCGTCGAGAAATTCCGTCTCCAGCTTCACCGTGGGTCGGTACAGGGTGCTGAAGACCCGCTTGATCGGCTGGACGAAGCCGGTCGCGGTATATTCCATCCGGGGCGTGAGGGTGATCCCGCAGCCCCAG
The DNA window shown above is from Nitrospirota bacterium and carries:
- a CDS encoding hydrogenase, producing MPAIDPHIGTQLVDLCSALLLLTCFAIVAQRRLSACVELFALQSGFLAATTALVAFLTGIHHLYLAAAMTVLIKGLVIPRILKKVIERLNVTRELQMNVNVPAGLLICGALVILAFFITQPIIPLGFLLTRDSLAIALAIVLIGFFTMIARKKAVTQVVGFLVMENGLFLGATAAAYGMPLIVELGVFFDVLVASLIVGIYTHRIQDAFDSLDTSQLTTLKE
- a CDS encoding formate hydrogenlyase, with translation MTLVLLQTLILLAVAPFIVGLIRKVKARLQCRRGASPFQPYADLAKLFRKEPVVSTATSWIFTATPYILFASTLAAGLLVPIFASQMPLSFAGNIIALVYLLALGTFFLILAGLDAGSAFGGMGSSREAIVASLTEPAMIVSIFAIALTAGSTNLSTIVHKTALLEGIVTDPAPHLMALAALFIVTLAETGRVPVDNPATHLELTMIHEAMVLEYSGRYLALLEWAAGIKLLVLLTLIANVFAPWGIATSPTPAAIGIGLAVYLVKVSGLAVLIGVIESMFAKLRLFRVPELLGVAFILALLGLVFFYTLRG